From one Streptomyces sp. Q6 genomic stretch:
- a CDS encoding recombinase family protein, which yields MKQDLTRAVAVDTGLPKATNDGVRRAALLQSIGAVLQVAGPGQLRAVAYLRVSTEEQLKGYGIDYSGKRVVRRIAERGWAFVGVYADEGLSGSLEAEDRPDLKRLMEDARQVPRPFDMVGVNEGRVIGRVGRAFWRWVWELEDLGIYVHVVKKNYDNSTSAGRSQMRKDADYAEEERENIRDRTQGGLQEKAEEGGWTGGRPPYGYMIENKGQRGLSRLARDPHEHGILCRMLELVAEQGKDCEQVALVLNAESAWTREGKRWTNKNVLNKLKSEAVQKAQVTFRKPKKAKLDRDGNPVYGKSVVIPLEPTFNEQQLKKLNEALARGSVKRDAAGAPSYPYSKRIFGACGKHYSGFHVKAKDLRGYRCSGKQPKYAGAGICSCAQVNADLIEKAVWDDLVGMLGDAEKLKKLAEEWVGVAMNSKVNHVDRINELSRQIDELSDTIDTTLVVAARQATKRGLKGAEAAEAAERTVKPLNEELAVLEKQRAEVLAWQAETEAATERARDLQALAAAASNRLEKLSEPKKARLIELLDVRVYLKSTPEKTHRGRPASLPEYEIGGKLEPRLLTERKMNWGGRLGDPIRSACAPLDRRWPDSLRFGAATARPDPRNPGLQGPSAGPCDPLRDYPRANFLSCARDPLKRF from the coding sequence ATGAAGCAGGATCTCACGAGGGCTGTTGCCGTGGACACGGGACTGCCCAAGGCCACGAACGACGGAGTCAGGCGCGCGGCCCTTCTTCAGTCCATCGGTGCTGTGCTCCAGGTGGCCGGGCCCGGTCAACTCCGCGCTGTCGCCTACCTCCGGGTGTCGACGGAGGAGCAACTGAAGGGCTACGGCATCGATTACTCCGGCAAGCGCGTGGTGCGGCGCATCGCCGAGAGGGGGTGGGCGTTCGTCGGTGTCTACGCCGATGAAGGGCTGAGCGGCAGCCTGGAGGCGGAGGACAGGCCGGATCTCAAGCGTCTGATGGAGGATGCGCGCCAGGTACCCCGTCCGTTCGACATGGTGGGCGTCAATGAGGGCCGGGTGATCGGCCGCGTTGGCAGGGCATTCTGGCGCTGGGTGTGGGAGCTGGAAGACCTTGGCATCTACGTGCACGTGGTCAAGAAGAACTACGACAACTCGACTTCGGCCGGGCGCAGTCAGATGCGCAAGGACGCCGACTATGCCGAGGAAGAGCGCGAGAACATCCGCGACCGCACACAGGGCGGCCTTCAGGAGAAGGCCGAAGAGGGCGGATGGACCGGCGGGCGGCCGCCGTACGGCTACATGATCGAGAACAAGGGGCAGCGGGGGCTGTCCCGGCTGGCCCGTGACCCGCACGAGCACGGCATTCTCTGCCGGATGCTCGAACTCGTCGCGGAGCAGGGCAAGGACTGCGAACAGGTGGCCCTGGTTCTGAACGCGGAATCCGCGTGGACCCGCGAAGGTAAGCGCTGGACCAACAAGAACGTACTGAACAAGCTGAAGTCTGAAGCCGTGCAGAAGGCACAGGTGACCTTCCGCAAGCCGAAGAAGGCGAAGCTGGACCGAGACGGAAACCCCGTCTACGGCAAGTCGGTGGTTATCCCGCTGGAGCCCACCTTCAACGAGCAGCAGCTGAAGAAGCTGAACGAGGCCCTGGCCCGCGGCTCGGTGAAGCGGGACGCTGCCGGAGCCCCGTCCTATCCGTACTCGAAGCGCATCTTCGGCGCCTGCGGGAAGCACTATTCGGGCTTCCACGTGAAGGCCAAGGATCTGCGCGGTTACCGCTGTTCGGGAAAGCAGCCGAAGTATGCCGGCGCGGGCATCTGCTCGTGTGCACAGGTGAACGCAGACCTGATCGAGAAGGCCGTCTGGGACGACCTGGTCGGGATGCTGGGGGACGCGGAGAAGTTGAAGAAGCTCGCCGAGGAGTGGGTGGGCGTCGCCATGAACAGCAAGGTCAACCATGTTGACCGGATCAACGAACTGTCCCGCCAGATTGACGAGTTGAGCGACACGATCGACACGACACTCGTCGTAGCGGCCCGACAGGCGACCAAGCGCGGGCTCAAGGGAGCAGAGGCGGCCGAGGCCGCCGAGCGCACCGTGAAGCCACTGAATGAAGAGCTGGCCGTGCTGGAGAAGCAGAGGGCCGAGGTGCTGGCCTGGCAGGCTGAGACTGAGGCGGCGACCGAACGAGCCCGCGACCTCCAGGCGCTGGCTGCGGCTGCGAGCAACCGCCTGGAGAAGCTGAGCGAGCCCAAGAAGGCCCGCCTGATCGAACTTCTCGATGTCCGGGTGTACTTGAAGTCGACACCCGAGAAGACCCATCGGGGGCGGCCTGCCTCACTGCCCGAGTACGAGATCGGCGGGAAGCTGGAACCGAGGCTCCTTACGGAACGAAAGATGAACTGGGGCGGGCGCCTTGGTGACCCGATCCGGAGCGCCTGTGCTCCGCTTGACAGGAGGTGGCCGGACAGCCTCCGTTTCGGCGCGGCGACGGCCCGGCCCGATCCCCGGAATCCTGGGCTCCAGGGACCTTCGGCCGGGCCTTGCGACCCCCTTCGGGACTACCCCCGGGCGAACTTCCTGAGCTGCGCGAGGGACCCGTTGAAGAGATTCTGA
- the ypfJ gene encoding KPN_02809 family neutral zinc metallopeptidase, whose amino-acid sequence MQFDDDANLDTSEVQDVRGSRVPGGKATIGGGLAGLIALFFGLFFGTNEFGLSSDDTGTPATTVSSAAQVQQHCRTGSDANTKDDCRIVAVVNSVQDYWRPEFRRRSGTYTPASTVFFTHQVSTACGAATSAVGPFYCPGDRKVYLDLGFFDELRTKFGSSGGPFAQAYVVAHEYGHHVQNLMGTLKRSQDGRTGQNSNAVKVELQADCYAGVWARNATRTPDESTGRPLITNLTDADIRDGLDAAAAVGDDRIQERFQGRVTPESWTHGSAQQRQQWFYQGYRSGDMAQCNTFR is encoded by the coding sequence ATGCAGTTCGACGACGACGCGAATCTGGACACCTCGGAGGTCCAGGACGTACGGGGCAGCCGGGTCCCGGGCGGGAAGGCGACCATCGGGGGCGGTCTCGCCGGACTGATCGCGCTGTTCTTCGGGCTGTTCTTCGGCACGAACGAGTTCGGGCTCTCGTCCGACGACACCGGCACCCCCGCGACCACCGTCTCCAGCGCGGCGCAGGTGCAGCAGCACTGCCGTACGGGATCGGACGCCAACACCAAGGACGACTGCCGGATCGTCGCGGTGGTCAACAGCGTGCAGGACTACTGGCGGCCGGAGTTCCGGCGCAGGAGCGGCACCTACACGCCCGCGTCGACCGTCTTCTTCACCCACCAGGTGTCCACGGCGTGCGGCGCGGCGACCTCGGCGGTCGGGCCCTTCTACTGCCCCGGCGACCGCAAGGTCTATCTGGACCTCGGCTTCTTCGACGAACTGCGCACCAAGTTCGGCTCCAGCGGCGGGCCGTTCGCCCAGGCGTACGTGGTGGCGCACGAGTACGGGCACCACGTACAGAACCTCATGGGCACCCTGAAGCGCTCGCAGGACGGGCGCACCGGGCAGAACAGCAACGCGGTCAAGGTCGAGTTGCAGGCCGACTGCTACGCGGGCGTCTGGGCCCGCAACGCCACACGGACACCCGACGAGTCGACCGGCAGGCCGCTCATCACGAACCTGACCGACGCCGACATCCGCGACGGCCTGGACGCCGCCGCGGCGGTCGGCGACGACCGGATCCAGGAGCGGTTCCAGGGCCGGGTGACGCCCGAGTCATGGACGCACGGCTCGGCGCAGCAGCGGCAGCAGTGGTTCTACCAGGGCTACAGGAGCGGGGACATGGCGCAGTGCAACACCTTCCGGTGA
- a CDS encoding putative cobaltochelatase, translating into MATPYPFTAVVGQDDLRLALLLNAVSPAVGGVLVRGEKGTAKSTAVRALSALVPAVDVVAGCRFSCDPAAPDPQCPDGPHADTPGARRAARMVELPVGASEDRLVGALDIERALAEGVKAFEPGLLADAHRGILYVDEVNLLHDHLVDLLLDAAAMGASYVEREGVSVRHAARFLLVGTMNPEEGELRPQLLDRFGLTVEVAASREPAQRVEVVKRRLAYDDDPEGFVARWAGEEDDVRARIVAARKLLPQVRLGDGALTQIAATCAAFEVDGMRADIVMARTATALAAWAGRTDVLAQDVRQAALLALPHRRRRNPFDAPGLDEDKLDETLDEFGPDDEPDPEPDGPDGPDDGGSGPDGGGGGLPPQAGPEQGPERPDGADGPEEAPEPEEAPAGAPASAGAGEQRAVSAGEPFRTKMLSVPGLGEGAAGRRSRARTAHGRTTGATRPRGALTKLHLAATVHAAAPHQRARGRSGPGLVVRRDDLRQATREGREGNLVLFVVDASGSMAARQRMGAVKGAVLSLLLDAYQRRDKVGLVTFRGTAAEVALPPTSSVEAAASRLETLPTGGRTPLAAGLLTAHEVLRVERLRDPARRPLMVVVTDGRATGGPEPVRLAGRAAGLHAAEGIASVVVDCESGMVRLGLAGQLATHLGGTAVTLDELRADAIAGLVKDVQGSQQHTRRAA; encoded by the coding sequence ATGGCCACCCCTTATCCCTTCACCGCCGTCGTCGGTCAGGACGATCTGCGGCTCGCCCTCCTCCTGAACGCCGTGTCGCCCGCCGTGGGCGGTGTGCTCGTGCGCGGCGAGAAGGGGACCGCCAAGTCCACCGCCGTACGGGCCCTTTCGGCGCTCGTGCCCGCGGTCGACGTGGTCGCGGGGTGCCGGTTCTCCTGCGACCCCGCGGCGCCCGACCCGCAGTGCCCCGACGGGCCGCACGCGGACACGCCCGGCGCCCGACGGGCCGCGCGCATGGTCGAGTTGCCGGTCGGCGCGTCCGAGGACCGGCTCGTCGGCGCGCTCGACATCGAGCGGGCGCTCGCCGAGGGCGTGAAGGCCTTCGAGCCGGGGCTGCTGGCCGACGCCCACCGCGGGATCCTGTACGTGGACGAGGTCAACCTCCTCCACGACCACCTGGTCGACCTGCTGCTCGACGCGGCCGCCATGGGCGCCTCCTATGTGGAGCGCGAGGGCGTCTCCGTACGGCACGCCGCCCGTTTCCTGCTCGTCGGGACGATGAACCCCGAGGAGGGCGAGCTGCGGCCGCAGTTGCTGGACCGGTTCGGTCTGACCGTGGAGGTCGCCGCGTCGCGGGAGCCCGCGCAGCGCGTCGAGGTCGTCAAGCGACGGCTCGCGTACGACGACGACCCCGAGGGCTTCGTCGCCCGGTGGGCCGGCGAGGAGGACGACGTACGGGCCCGGATCGTCGCCGCGCGGAAGCTGCTCCCCCAGGTGCGGCTCGGCGACGGGGCGTTGACGCAGATCGCCGCGACCTGCGCCGCGTTCGAGGTCGACGGGATGCGGGCCGACATCGTGATGGCCCGTACCGCGACCGCGCTGGCCGCGTGGGCGGGGCGCACGGACGTGCTCGCGCAGGACGTGCGGCAGGCGGCGCTGCTCGCGCTGCCGCACCGCAGGCGGCGCAACCCCTTCGACGCGCCGGGGCTCGACGAGGACAAGCTCGACGAGACGCTGGACGAGTTCGGGCCGGACGACGAGCCCGATCCCGAGCCGGACGGTCCCGACGGTCCCGACGACGGTGGTTCCGGTCCTGACGGCGGGGGCGGCGGGCTGCCTCCGCAGGCCGGGCCGGAGCAGGGTCCCGAGCGCCCCGACGGCGCCGACGGTCCCGAGGAGGCGCCCGAGCCCGAGGAGGCGCCCGCGGGCGCGCCCGCGTCCGCCGGGGCCGGGGAGCAGCGGGCGGTCTCCGCCGGTGAGCCGTTCCGTACGAAGATGCTGAGCGTTCCGGGTCTCGGCGAGGGTGCGGCGGGGCGGCGCTCCCGGGCCCGTACCGCGCACGGACGCACGACGGGCGCCACCCGCCCGCGAGGTGCCCTGACCAAGCTGCATCTGGCGGCGACCGTGCATGCCGCGGCGCCGCACCAGCGGGCGCGCGGTCGGTCGGGTCCCGGGCTCGTGGTGCGCCGCGACGACCTGCGGCAGGCGACCCGCGAGGGGCGCGAGGGCAACCTCGTCCTGTTCGTGGTCGACGCGTCGGGGTCGATGGCGGCGCGGCAGCGGATGGGTGCCGTGAAGGGCGCCGTCCTGTCGCTGCTGCTCGATGCCTACCAGCGGCGCGACAAGGTGGGGCTCGTGACGTTCCGGGGCACGGCGGCCGAGGTCGCGCTGCCGCCGACGTCGAGCGTGGAGGCGGCCGCTTCCCGCCTGGAGACGCTGCCGACCGGCGGGCGTACGCCGCTGGCGGCCGGGCTGCTCACGGCGCACGAGGTGCTGCGGGTGGAGCGGCTGCGGGACCCGGCGCGCAGGCCGCTGATGGTCGTCGTGACCGACGGGCGCGCCACCGGTGGCCCCGAGCCGGTCAGGCTGGCCGGGCGGGCGGCCGGGCTGCACGCCGCCGAGGGCATCGCCTCCGTGGTCGTCGACTGCGAGAGCGGCATGGTGCGGCTCGGCCTCGCCGGGCAGCTCGCCACCCATCTCGGGGGCACGGCGGTGACGTTGGACGAGCTGCGGGCGGACGCCATCGCCGGTCTCGTCAAGGACGTACAGGGAAGTCAGCAGCACACCAGGAGGGCCGCTTAA
- a CDS encoding alpha/beta hydrolase yields MRTARATAAAVTAVLGASAAAIAAGRLASDAALKAPAGRPLPTEPRLTVHATAAGQITLTRDLASQRPGTYGLAGDGYHAVVGPVIESAPHAADTVVRRLERVTHGTLEPGAKAWFTPQLHIGDPKSALGLDHADVDVPGELGALPAWFLPGVRDTWVITVHGLGTTREHPMNLMGFLHHHRFPVLDVAYRGDLGAPRSPDGLGHLGATEWRDLDAAIRYAVRYGARHVILHGWSTGAAMALHAAAHSALRDRIKGLVLDSPVLSWEATLRALAGARRTPSALLPLAVRAAQGRTALGVGSFAEAADPAALGVPTLLVHGPDDEVAPWALSRRLAERRPQSISLHTVDGAPHGAMWNADPEGYEEALRRFLTPLM; encoded by the coding sequence GTGCGCACCGCCAGAGCGACGGCCGCTGCCGTCACCGCCGTCCTAGGGGCCTCGGCCGCCGCGATCGCCGCCGGCCGGCTGGCCAGCGACGCCGCGCTCAAGGCGCCCGCTGGACGCCCCCTGCCCACCGAACCCCGACTCACCGTCCACGCCACCGCCGCGGGCCAGATCACCCTGACCCGCGACCTGGCCTCGCAGCGCCCCGGCACGTACGGGCTCGCGGGCGACGGCTACCACGCGGTGGTCGGACCCGTCATCGAGTCGGCCCCGCACGCCGCGGACACCGTCGTGCGCCGCCTGGAGCGGGTCACCCACGGCACCCTGGAACCCGGCGCGAAGGCCTGGTTCACGCCTCAGCTGCACATCGGCGACCCCAAGTCCGCGCTCGGCCTCGACCACGCCGACGTGGACGTCCCCGGTGAACTCGGGGCGCTGCCCGCCTGGTTCCTGCCGGGCGTCCGCGACACCTGGGTGATCACCGTCCACGGCCTCGGCACCACCCGTGAGCACCCCATGAACCTCATGGGGTTCCTGCACCATCACCGTTTCCCGGTGCTCGACGTCGCCTACCGCGGCGACCTGGGCGCGCCCCGCTCCCCGGACGGCCTCGGCCATCTCGGCGCGACAGAGTGGCGCGACCTGGACGCGGCGATCCGTTATGCCGTGCGTTACGGGGCTCGCCACGTCATCCTGCACGGCTGGTCCACCGGCGCCGCCATGGCCCTGCACGCCGCGGCGCACTCCGCGCTGCGCGACCGCATCAAGGGCCTGGTCCTCGACTCCCCGGTGCTCAGCTGGGAGGCGACGCTGCGCGCCCTGGCCGGCGCCCGCCGCACCCCTTCGGCGCTGCTCCCGCTCGCGGTCCGTGCCGCCCAGGGCCGCACCGCACTCGGCGTCGGCAGCTTCGCCGAGGCCGCCGACCCGGCCGCCCTCGGCGTCCCCACGCTCCTCGTGCACGGCCCCGACGACGAGGTGGCGCCCTGGGCGCTCTCCCGCAGGCTCGCCGAGCGGCGCCCGCAGTCGATCAGCCTGCACACCGTCGACGGTGCCCCGCACGGCGCGATGTGGAACGCGGACCCGGAGGGCTACGAAGAGGCGCTGCGGCGCTTCCTGACCCCCCTGATGTGA
- a CDS encoding class II aldolase/adducin family protein has protein sequence MKEQGQALAQSLDRAWQELVATARRTVADGLVVGTSGNVSVRVGEDIVLVTPSGVPYERLGPRDVVAVDLDGTRHAGSLAPTSELPMHLAIYRNTDARAVVHTHAVHATAVSTLVPELPPVHYMTAALGGIVRVAPYATYGTEELAENMLTALADRTGCLLQNHGTVTYGNTLSQAYDRTAQLEWMCRLWLTAHSVPGLTPSLLTGEQLDEVGERLRGYGQQAPPS, from the coding sequence ATGAAGGAACAGGGGCAGGCGCTGGCTCAGTCGCTCGACCGGGCATGGCAGGAACTGGTCGCGACGGCCCGCCGCACGGTCGCCGACGGTCTGGTCGTCGGCACCTCGGGCAACGTCTCCGTTCGCGTCGGCGAAGACATCGTCCTGGTGACGCCGAGCGGTGTCCCCTATGAACGGCTCGGCCCGCGCGATGTCGTCGCCGTCGACCTCGACGGCACGCGCCACGCCGGGTCCCTCGCCCCCACCAGCGAGCTGCCGATGCACCTCGCGATCTACCGGAACACGGACGCCCGCGCCGTCGTGCACACCCATGCCGTGCACGCCACGGCCGTTTCCACGCTCGTCCCCGAGCTCCCGCCCGTCCACTACATGACCGCGGCCCTCGGCGGCATCGTCCGCGTCGCCCCGTACGCGACCTACGGCACCGAGGAGTTGGCCGAGAACATGCTCACGGCGCTCGCCGACCGCACAGGTTGTCTCCTTCAGAACCACGGCACGGTCACATACGGAAACACTCTCTCCCAGGCCTACGACCGCACCGCCCAGCTGGAGTGGATGTGCCGCCTGTGGCTCACCGCCCACTCCGTCCCCGGCCTCACCCCCTCCCTCCTCACCGGCGAGCAGCTGGACGAGGTGGGGGAGCGGTTGCGCGGATACGGGCAGCAGGCCCCGCCGAGCTGA
- a CDS encoding lysozyme, with the protein MARDNKPPHRRARIAAAASVAALALGGTALAELPAQAAGKPRGHDVSSHQKNVDWSKARSKGARFVYVKATESTTYKNPYFAQQYNGARRAGVIRGAYHFALPHQSSGRTQASYFVRNGGAWSRDGWTLPPALDIEYNPYGSKKCYGMSRGRLVSWIKSFSDEVKRRTGRRPVIYTNYHWWAKCTGNSRAFAADHALWLARYDESAGALPAGWGYWTFWQYDNGGRLPGDQNLFNGSLAQLRKFARG; encoded by the coding sequence ATGGCTCGTGACAACAAACCGCCGCATCGCCGCGCCCGCATCGCCGCGGCGGCGTCCGTGGCCGCGCTGGCCCTGGGGGGCACCGCGCTCGCGGAACTACCGGCGCAGGCGGCGGGAAAGCCGAGGGGGCACGACGTCTCCTCGCACCAGAAGAACGTCGACTGGAGCAAGGCCCGGAGCAAGGGGGCCCGGTTCGTCTACGTGAAGGCGACCGAGTCGACGACCTACAAGAACCCGTACTTCGCGCAGCAGTACAACGGCGCGCGGCGGGCCGGCGTCATCCGCGGCGCCTACCACTTCGCCCTGCCCCACCAGTCGTCGGGCAGGACCCAGGCCTCGTACTTCGTGCGCAACGGCGGGGCCTGGTCGCGGGACGGCTGGACGCTGCCGCCCGCGCTCGACATCGAGTACAACCCGTACGGCTCGAAGAAGTGCTACGGCATGAGCAGGGGCAGGCTCGTGTCGTGGATCAAGTCCTTCAGCGACGAGGTGAAGCGCAGGACCGGGCGGCGCCCGGTGATCTACACGAACTACCACTGGTGGGCGAAGTGCACCGGCAACAGCCGGGCCTTCGCCGCCGACCACGCCCTGTGGCTCGCGCGCTACGACGAGAGCGCGGGGGCGCTGCCTGCGGGGTGGGGGTACTGGACGTTCTGGCAGTACGACAACGGCGGACGTCTGCCGGGTGATCAGAATCTCTTCAACGGGTCCCTCGCGCAGCTCAGGAAGTTCGCCCGGGGGTAG
- a CDS encoding cobyric acid synthase, which produces MTGRRGGGLLVAGTTSDAGKSVVTAGICRWLVRQGVKVAPFKGQNMSLNSFVTREGAEIGRAQAMQAQAARVEPSALMNPVLLKPGSDRSSQVVLMGKPVGEMSARGYHGSRQASLLDTVVGCLEELRGSHDAVICEGAGSPAEINLRRTDIVNMGIARAARLPVLVVGDIDRGGVFASFFGTTALLAPEDQELLAGYLVNKFRGDVSLLEPGLDMLKSLTGRPTYGVLPFQHGLGIDEEDGLRVSLRGTVRESDAPPPVGEDVLRVAVCAVPLMSNFTDVDALAAEPGVVVRFVDRAEELVDADLVVVPGTRGTVKALAWLRERGLADALARRAAEGRPVLGICGGFQLLGERIEDEVESRAGVVDGLGLLPVRVRFAVEKTLARPVGAALGEPVEGYEIHHGVAEVLGGESFLDGCRVGAVWGTHWHGSLESDGFRRAFLREVARDAGRRFVPAPDTSFEALREEQLDRLGDLVERYADTDALWRLIEEGAPAGLPFVPPGAPS; this is translated from the coding sequence ATGACGGGCCGACGGGGCGGAGGGCTGCTCGTCGCGGGCACGACCTCCGACGCGGGCAAGAGTGTCGTGACCGCCGGGATCTGCCGGTGGCTGGTGCGCCAGGGCGTGAAGGTCGCGCCGTTCAAGGGGCAGAACATGTCCCTCAATTCGTTCGTGACGCGCGAGGGCGCCGAGATCGGGCGCGCGCAGGCCATGCAGGCGCAGGCCGCGCGGGTCGAGCCGAGCGCGCTGATGAATCCGGTGCTGCTGAAGCCGGGCAGCGACCGCAGCAGCCAGGTCGTGCTCATGGGCAAGCCGGTGGGCGAGATGAGCGCCCGCGGCTACCACGGGAGCCGGCAGGCGTCGCTGCTCGACACCGTCGTGGGGTGCCTGGAGGAGTTGCGGGGCAGTCATGACGCTGTGATCTGCGAGGGGGCCGGGTCGCCGGCCGAGATCAATCTGCGCCGCACCGACATCGTCAACATGGGCATCGCGCGCGCCGCGCGGCTGCCGGTCCTCGTCGTCGGGGACATCGACCGGGGTGGCGTCTTCGCGTCGTTCTTCGGTACGACGGCGCTGCTCGCTCCCGAGGACCAGGAGCTGCTCGCCGGGTATCTGGTGAACAAGTTCCGGGGGGACGTGAGCCTTCTGGAGCCCGGTCTGGACATGCTCAAGTCCCTGACCGGGCGCCCCACTTACGGGGTGCTCCCCTTTCAGCACGGTCTCGGCATCGACGAGGAGGACGGTCTGCGTGTCTCGCTGCGGGGCACCGTGCGCGAGTCGGACGCGCCGCCGCCGGTGGGCGAGGACGTGCTGCGGGTCGCCGTGTGCGCCGTGCCGCTGATGTCGAACTTCACCGATGTGGACGCGCTGGCCGCGGAGCCGGGGGTCGTCGTGCGGTTCGTGGACCGGGCCGAGGAGCTCGTCGACGCGGATCTGGTGGTGGTGCCGGGGACGCGCGGGACCGTGAAGGCGCTGGCGTGGCTGCGGGAGCGGGGGCTCGCGGACGCGTTGGCGCGACGGGCCGCCGAGGGGCGTCCCGTGCTCGGCATCTGCGGCGGCTTCCAGTTGCTCGGTGAGCGCATCGAGGACGAGGTGGAGTCGCGGGCCGGGGTGGTCGACGGGCTCGGACTGCTTCCCGTACGGGTGCGGTTCGCCGTGGAGAAGACCCTCGCACGGCCGGTCGGCGCCGCGCTGGGTGAGCCCGTCGAGGGCTACGAGATCCATCACGGGGTCGCCGAGGTCCTGGGCGGGGAGAGTTTCCTGGACGGGTGCCGGGTGGGGGCGGTCTGGGGGACGCACTGGCACGGCTCCCTCGAGTCGGACGGGTTCCGGCGGGCGTTCCTGCGGGAGGTCGCCCGGGATGCCGGCCGGCGGTTCGTGCCCGCGCCGGACACGTCCTTCGAGGCGTTGCGGGAGGAGCAGCTCGACCGGCTCGGGGATCTCGTCGAGCGGTACGCCGACACGGACGCGCTGTGGCGGTTGATCGAGGAGGGCGCGCCCGCCGGGTTGCCGTTCGTTCCTCCCGGGGCGCCGTCGTGA
- a CDS encoding inorganic phosphate transporter produces MALDATLLLAIVIVTALVFDFTNGFHDTANAMATTISTGALKPKTAVAMSAVLNLVGAFLSVEVAKTISGGIINEDGLKTEVIFAALVGAILWNLLTWLVGLPSSSSHALFGGLIGAAVMSMGWSSVNGGTVVTKVLLPAVAAPIVAGLAAMLATRLTYRISKKTDQKATAKGYRAGQIASAGLVSLAHGTNDAQKTMGIITLALITGGVLNPGANPPLWVIVSAGVAIAMGTYLGGWRIIRTMGKGLTDLAPQQGFAAQTSAATAILASSHIGFSLSTTQVCSGAVMGSGLGRKGGVVRWSTATRMFVAWGLTLPAAGLVGAGAEFLTKQGPWGIGLTAALLVIGSGIIWKLSRRNSIDHTNVTDDEIRGAGPVSGAVEEPAGVVTTAIAAVTPPPVGTLATGESSEVKSTIPAPAPAVADPARPAGATL; encoded by the coding sequence ATGGCACTTGATGCCACGCTCCTGCTTGCGATCGTGATCGTTACCGCGCTGGTTTTTGATTTCACCAACGGTTTCCACGACACCGCCAACGCGATGGCGACGACCATCTCGACAGGCGCCCTCAAGCCGAAGACGGCGGTGGCCATGTCCGCCGTGCTGAACCTGGTCGGAGCGTTTCTCTCCGTCGAGGTCGCGAAGACCATCTCCGGCGGCATCATCAATGAGGACGGCCTCAAGACCGAGGTCATATTCGCGGCGCTCGTAGGCGCCATCCTCTGGAATCTGCTGACCTGGCTGGTCGGCCTCCCCTCCAGTTCCTCGCACGCCCTGTTCGGCGGCCTCATCGGCGCCGCGGTCATGTCGATGGGCTGGTCGTCGGTGAACGGCGGCACCGTCGTCACCAAGGTGCTGCTGCCCGCGGTCGCCGCGCCGATCGTCGCCGGCCTCGCCGCGATGCTCGCCACGCGTCTGACCTACCGCATCAGCAAGAAGACCGACCAGAAGGCGACCGCCAAGGGCTACCGCGCCGGGCAGATCGCCTCGGCCGGCCTCGTCTCCCTCGCGCACGGCACGAACGACGCGCAGAAGACGATGGGCATCATCACCCTCGCCCTGATCACCGGCGGCGTCCTGAACCCCGGCGCCAACCCGCCCCTGTGGGTCATCGTCTCGGCCGGTGTGGCCATCGCGATGGGCACGTACCTGGGCGGCTGGCGGATCATCCGCACCATGGGCAAGGGCCTCACCGACCTCGCCCCGCAGCAGGGCTTCGCCGCGCAGACCAGTGCCGCGACGGCGATCCTCGCCTCCTCGCACATCGGCTTCTCGCTCTCCACGACCCAGGTCTGCTCCGGCGCCGTGATGGGCTCGGGCCTCGGCCGCAAGGGCGGCGTGGTCCGCTGGTCGACCGCGACCCGGATGTTCGTCGCCTGGGGTCTGACGCTGCCGGCCGCCGGTCTGGTGGGCGCGGGCGCCGAGTTCCTCACCAAGCAGGGTCCGTGGGGCATCGGCCTCACCGCCGCACTGCTGGTGATCGGCTCCGGCATCATCTGGAAGCTGTCGCGCCGCAACTCCATCGACCACACGAACGTCACCGACGACGAGATCCGCGGTGCCGGGCCCGTCTCCGGTGCCGTCGAGGAGCCCGCGGGTGTCGTGACGACCGCGATCGCCGCGGTCACGCCGCCGCCGGTGGGCACGCTCGCCACCGGGGAGTCCTCCGAGGTGAAGAGCACGATCCCCGCTCCGGCCCCGGCCGTTGCCGACCCCGCGCGCCCGGCCGGCGCCACGCTGTAA
- a CDS encoding WhiB family transcriptional regulator, whose product MGPGVNVLFDVRRPWWPQHACQEEDLPLFFAGGGMANRRPATKTQAKRDQAKEICAGCPVLMQCRRDTTGEEFGVWGGLDQYQRYLARRALTKRAKHWTTETWLMWGRELLKLRDRGGRPSGRS is encoded by the coding sequence GTGGGGCCGGGCGTGAACGTCCTCTTCGACGTGCGGCGGCCCTGGTGGCCGCAGCACGCATGCCAGGAGGAAGACCTTCCCCTCTTCTTCGCCGGGGGAGGCATGGCCAACCGCCGACCGGCGACCAAGACACAGGCCAAGCGGGACCAGGCCAAGGAGATCTGCGCCGGGTGCCCGGTCCTGATGCAGTGCCGCCGCGACACCACGGGCGAAGAGTTCGGGGTGTGGGGCGGACTGGACCAGTACCAGCGCTACCTGGCACGTCGGGCCCTGACGAAGAGGGCCAAGCACTGGACCACCGAGACCTGGCTGATGTGGGGCCGGGAGCTGCTAAAGCTCCGCGACCGGGGGGGGCGTCCCTCCGGGAGGTCATGA